One segment of Triticum aestivum cultivar Chinese Spring chromosome 2A, IWGSC CS RefSeq v2.1, whole genome shotgun sequence DNA contains the following:
- the LOC123185632 gene encoding BAG family molecular chaperone regulator 1-like, giving the protein MIKLRCPNPRKLFRRSSSKISRSSSSSSSSNNSNSDNGSDASGGIRGGGGSGEIEWEVRPGGMLVQRRECRGDVEVITVRVATGYSWHEVSIGATCTFGELKVVVSMVTGLEPREQRLLFRGKEREDSDHLHMVGVRDKDKVLLLEDPALQDIKLRAAPAAQGVQSPYQTFIKV; this is encoded by the exons ATGATCAAACTGAGGTGCCCCAACCCTAGGAAGCTCTTCAGGAGGAGCTCCTCTAAGATTAGCAGGTctagtagcagcagtagcagcagcaacaacagcaacagcgaCAACGGCAGCGATGCCTCTGGTGGtatccggggcggcggcggcagcggggagaTCGAGTGGGAGGTGCGCCCGGGGGGCATGCTGGTGCAGAGGAGGGAGTGTAGGGGGGACGTCGAGGTCATCACCGTCAGGGTGGCCACCGGCTACTCCTGGCACGAGGTCTCCATTGGAGCTACCTGCACTTTTG GTGAGCTGAAGGTGGTAGTGTCCATGGTGACGGGGCTGGAGCCGAGGGAGCAGAGGCTGCTGTTCAGGGGCAAGGAGAGGGAGGACAGCGACCACCTCCACATGGTTGGGGTgagggacaaggacaaggtgctgCTCCTTGAAGACCCTGCCCTCCAGGACATCAAGCTCCGGGCCGCGCCCGCGGCCCAGGGCGTGCAAAGCCCGTATCAGACATTTATCAAGGTGTAG